A single Glycine soja cultivar W05 chromosome 14, ASM419377v2, whole genome shotgun sequence DNA region contains:
- the LOC114385435 gene encoding integrin-linked protein kinase 1-like isoform X3, with amino-acid sequence MEAKKLHPRFSLGRQSSLAPERAGAGDSSETLDPAVRLMYLANEGDSDGIKELLDAGSNVNFTDIDGRTSLHVAACQGRTDVVDLLLRRGAHVDPQDRWGSTPLVDAMYYKNHQVVKLLEKHGARPPMAPMHVQNAREVPEYEIDPSELDFTNSVCITKGTFRIALWRGIQVAVKTLGEELFTDDDKVKAFHDELTLLEKIRHPNVVQFLGAVTQSTPMMIVTEYLPQGDLGAYLKRKGALKPVTAVKFALDIARGMNYLHEHKPEAIIHRDLEPSNILRDDSGHLKVADFGVSKLLKVAKMVKEDKPVASLDTSWRYVAPEVYRNEEYDTNVDVFSFALILQERCPAKY; translated from the exons ATGGAAGCCAAGAAGCTCCACCCTCGCTTCTCGCTCGGCCGCCAATCCTCCCTCGCGCCGGAGCGTGCCGGCGCCGGCGACTCGTCGGAGACCCTGGACCCGGCGGTCCGGTTGATGTATCTGGCCAACGAAGGTGACTCGGACGGGATTAAGGAGCTTTTGGACGCCGGGAGTAACGTCAATTTCACCGACATCGACGGCCGCACCTCTCTCCACGTCGCCGCTTGCCAGGGCCGCACCGACGTCGTTGACTTGCTGCTCCGACGAGGCGCCCACGTCGATCCACAAGACCGCTGGGGCAGCACC CCTCTAGTTGATGCAATGTACTACAAGAATCACCAAGTTGTCAAGCTTTTGGAGAAACACGGTGCAAGACCCCCT ATGGCTCCCATGCATGTGCAGAATGCTCGTGAAGTACCTGAGTATGAGATTGATCCTTCTGAACTTGATTTTACTAATAGTGTTTGCATAACAAAG GGAACTTTCAGGATTGCATTATGGCGTGGAATTCAGGTTGCTGTCAAGACACTTGGGGAGGAATTGTTCACTGATGATGACAAAGT AAAGGCATTTCATGATGAGCTTACATTACTTGAGAAAATAAGGCATCCAAATGTAGTCCAGTTTTTGGGTGCTGTAACACAAAGCACACCAATGATGATTGTCACAGAATATCTACCCCAG GGGGATCTCGGTGCCTACTTGAAGCGGAAAGGTGCATTAAAACCAGTAACCGCCGTAAAGTTTGCACTTGATATTGCTAG GGGTATGAACTATTTGCATGAACATAAACCAGAAGCCATTATACACAGAGATCTTGAGCCTTC AAATATACTGCGGGATGATTCTGGGCATCTGAAAGTTGCAGACTTTGGAGTTAGCAAGTTGCTTAAAGTTGCTAAAATGGTCAAAGAAGACAAACCCGTGGCAAGCCTGGATACATCAT GGCGTTATGTTGCTCCAGAGGTATATAGAAATGAGGAATACGACACAAATGTGGATGTATTTTCATTTGCTCTGATATTACAGGAG AGATGCCCAGCAAAATATTGA
- the LOC114385435 gene encoding integrin-linked protein kinase 1-like isoform X1, with protein MEAKKLHPRFSLGRQSSLAPERAGAGDSSETLDPAVRLMYLANEGDSDGIKELLDAGSNVNFTDIDGRTSLHVAACQGRTDVVDLLLRRGAHVDPQDRWGSTPLVDAMYYKNHQVVKLLEKHGARPPMAPMHVQNAREVPEYEIDPSELDFTNSVCITKGTFRIALWRGIQVAVKTLGEELFTDDDKVKAFHDELTLLEKIRHPNVVQFLGAVTQSTPMMIVTEYLPQGDLGAYLKRKGALKPVTAVKFALDIARGMNYLHEHKPEAIIHRDLEPSNILRDDSGHLKVADFGVSKLLKVAKMVKEDKPVASLDTSWRYVAPEVYRNEEYDTNVDVFSFALILQEMIEGCPPFFAKPENEVPKAYVENERPPFRASPKLYAYGLKQLIEECWDEKPYRRPTFRQIIGRLEDIYYHLAQKRGWKVRTPGCFQNLEAIFRGNRTNPSSRSSRSTAR; from the exons ATGGAAGCCAAGAAGCTCCACCCTCGCTTCTCGCTCGGCCGCCAATCCTCCCTCGCGCCGGAGCGTGCCGGCGCCGGCGACTCGTCGGAGACCCTGGACCCGGCGGTCCGGTTGATGTATCTGGCCAACGAAGGTGACTCGGACGGGATTAAGGAGCTTTTGGACGCCGGGAGTAACGTCAATTTCACCGACATCGACGGCCGCACCTCTCTCCACGTCGCCGCTTGCCAGGGCCGCACCGACGTCGTTGACTTGCTGCTCCGACGAGGCGCCCACGTCGATCCACAAGACCGCTGGGGCAGCACC CCTCTAGTTGATGCAATGTACTACAAGAATCACCAAGTTGTCAAGCTTTTGGAGAAACACGGTGCAAGACCCCCT ATGGCTCCCATGCATGTGCAGAATGCTCGTGAAGTACCTGAGTATGAGATTGATCCTTCTGAACTTGATTTTACTAATAGTGTTTGCATAACAAAG GGAACTTTCAGGATTGCATTATGGCGTGGAATTCAGGTTGCTGTCAAGACACTTGGGGAGGAATTGTTCACTGATGATGACAAAGT AAAGGCATTTCATGATGAGCTTACATTACTTGAGAAAATAAGGCATCCAAATGTAGTCCAGTTTTTGGGTGCTGTAACACAAAGCACACCAATGATGATTGTCACAGAATATCTACCCCAG GGGGATCTCGGTGCCTACTTGAAGCGGAAAGGTGCATTAAAACCAGTAACCGCCGTAAAGTTTGCACTTGATATTGCTAG GGGTATGAACTATTTGCATGAACATAAACCAGAAGCCATTATACACAGAGATCTTGAGCCTTC AAATATACTGCGGGATGATTCTGGGCATCTGAAAGTTGCAGACTTTGGAGTTAGCAAGTTGCTTAAAGTTGCTAAAATGGTCAAAGAAGACAAACCCGTGGCAAGCCTGGATACATCAT GGCGTTATGTTGCTCCAGAGGTATATAGAAATGAGGAATACGACACAAATGTGGATGTATTTTCATTTGCTCTGATATTACAGGAG ATGATTGAAGGTTGTCCACCGTTTTTTGCAAAGCCAGAAAATGAAGTTCCTAAAGCATATGTTGAAAATGAGCGTCCACCATTTAGAGCTTCACCAAAGCTTTATGCTTATGGGCTAAAACA GTTAATTGAGGAATGCTGGGATGAAAAACCATACAGAAGGCCAACATTTAGGCAAATAATTGGGAGATTGGAAGACATATACTACCATCTTGCTCAAAAGAGGGGCTGGAAG GTTAGGACTCCTGGATGCTTCCAGAACCTGGAAGCCATATTTAGGGGTAATCGCACAAATCCAAGTAGCCGATCATCTCGCTCTACGGCCAGATAA
- the LOC114385102 gene encoding alkylated DNA repair protein alkB homolog 8: MRVAEEEKAVLEQVFGSSSSEECDSDGYSESESESEWEPISEVNGLWLCPHFLSPRRQSHILSSIQADNWFPSPSINQAMRFGLQHLPSWATPLAHSIRRSVQAQAQAQTHPPPFPLHLLHREPLFDQMIANVYQPGEGICAHVDLLRFDDGIAILSLESSCVMHFTPLSGSLSVPVLLTPGSLILMSGEARYRWKHEINRAPEFQIWRAQPLTQSKRTSITLRKLCPSSP, from the coding sequence ATGAGGGTGGCGGAGGAGGAGAAAGCAGTGTTGGAACAAGTGTTCGGGTCGTCATCATCAGAAGAATGTGATTCTGATGGATACAGCGAGAGCGAGAGCGAGAGCGAGTGGGAGCCCATCTCAGAAGTGAATGGCCTATGGCTGTGTCCTCACTTCCTCTCTCCTCGCCGCCAGTCTCACATACTCTCCTCCATCCAAGCCGACAATTGGTTCCCCTCCCCTTCCATCAACCAGGCCATGCGCTTCGGCCTACAACACCTCCCTTCTTGGGCCACCCCTCTGGCCCACTCCATTCGCCGCTCCGTCCAAGCCCAGGCCCAAGCCCAAACCCACCCACCGCCCTTCCCCCTCCACCTCCTCCACAGAGAACCTCTCTTCGACCAGATGATCGCCAACGTCTACCAGCCCGGCGAAGGAATCTGCGCCCACGTCGACCTCCTCCGCTTCGACGACGGCATCGCCATCCTCTCTTTAGAATCTTCCTGCGTCATGCACTTCACTCCCCTCTCTGGTTCCCTTTCCGTTCCCGTTTTGCTCACCCCTGGTTCCTTGATTCTCATGTCCGGAGAAGCACGCTACCGTTGGAAACACGAAATTAATCGCGCACCGGAGTTTCAGATATGGCGCGCTCAACCATTGACTCAATCCAAACGCACCTCTATCACCCTCAGGAAACTTTGCCCCTCCTCTCCCTGA
- the LOC114385435 gene encoding integrin-linked protein kinase 1-like isoform X2 has product MEAKKLHPRFSLGRQSSLAPERAGAGDSSETLDPAVRLMYLANEGDSDGIKELLDAGSNVNFTDIDGRTSLHVAACQGRTDVVDLLLRRGAHVDPQDRWGSTPLVDAMYYKNHQVVKLLEKHGARPPMAPMHVQNAREVPEYEIDPSELDFTNSVCITKGTFRIALWRGIQVAVKTLGEELFTDDDKVKAFHDELTLLEKIRHPNVVQFLGAVTQSTPMMIVTEYLPQGDLGAYLKRKGALKPVTAVKFALDIARGMNYLHEHKPEAIIHRDLEPSNILRDDSGHLKVADFGVSKLLKVAKMVKEDKPVASLDTSWRYVAPEVYRNEEYDTNVDVFSFALILQEVSVDSSSIGDL; this is encoded by the exons ATGGAAGCCAAGAAGCTCCACCCTCGCTTCTCGCTCGGCCGCCAATCCTCCCTCGCGCCGGAGCGTGCCGGCGCCGGCGACTCGTCGGAGACCCTGGACCCGGCGGTCCGGTTGATGTATCTGGCCAACGAAGGTGACTCGGACGGGATTAAGGAGCTTTTGGACGCCGGGAGTAACGTCAATTTCACCGACATCGACGGCCGCACCTCTCTCCACGTCGCCGCTTGCCAGGGCCGCACCGACGTCGTTGACTTGCTGCTCCGACGAGGCGCCCACGTCGATCCACAAGACCGCTGGGGCAGCACC CCTCTAGTTGATGCAATGTACTACAAGAATCACCAAGTTGTCAAGCTTTTGGAGAAACACGGTGCAAGACCCCCT ATGGCTCCCATGCATGTGCAGAATGCTCGTGAAGTACCTGAGTATGAGATTGATCCTTCTGAACTTGATTTTACTAATAGTGTTTGCATAACAAAG GGAACTTTCAGGATTGCATTATGGCGTGGAATTCAGGTTGCTGTCAAGACACTTGGGGAGGAATTGTTCACTGATGATGACAAAGT AAAGGCATTTCATGATGAGCTTACATTACTTGAGAAAATAAGGCATCCAAATGTAGTCCAGTTTTTGGGTGCTGTAACACAAAGCACACCAATGATGATTGTCACAGAATATCTACCCCAG GGGGATCTCGGTGCCTACTTGAAGCGGAAAGGTGCATTAAAACCAGTAACCGCCGTAAAGTTTGCACTTGATATTGCTAG GGGTATGAACTATTTGCATGAACATAAACCAGAAGCCATTATACACAGAGATCTTGAGCCTTC AAATATACTGCGGGATGATTCTGGGCATCTGAAAGTTGCAGACTTTGGAGTTAGCAAGTTGCTTAAAGTTGCTAAAATGGTCAAAGAAGACAAACCCGTGGCAAGCCTGGATACATCAT GGCGTTATGTTGCTCCAGAGGTATATAGAAATGAGGAATACGACACAAATGTGGATGTATTTTCATTTGCTCTGATATTACAGGAG GTGTCTGTGGACAGCTCAAGCATTGGTGACTTGTGA
- the LOC114385157 gene encoding citrate synthase, glyoxysomal-like, translating to MSSNSDAAAATVHARGRLAMLAAHLLPFELTDHDALRPIPLSAQLPPTNLAGSLTVVDDRTGKKYQLQVSKEGTVKASDLKKISTGKNDKGLKLYDPGYLNTAPVRSAISYIDGDEGILRYRGYPIEELAEKSTFTEVSYLIMYGSLPSESQLAEWEFAISQHSAVPQGILDIIQSMPHDAHPMGVLVNAMSALSVFHPDANPALRGLDIYDSKQIRDKQITRVIGKITTIAAAVYLRMAGRPPVLPSNHLSYTENFLYMLDSFGNRSYKPNPRLTRVLDIIFILHAEHEMNCSTSAVRHLASSGVDVYTAIAGAVGALYGPLHGGANEAVLKMLSEIGTVQNIPEFIEGVKARKRKLSGFGHRVYKNYDPRAKVLRKLAEEVFSIVGRDPLIEVAVALEKVALSDEYFIKRKLYPNVDFYSGLIYRAMGFPPEYFTVLFAIPRMAGYLAHWRESLDDPDTKILRPQQVYVGDWLRHYTPVNVRTTSRDADKLGEVSISNASKRRLAGSGV from the exons ATGTCAAGCAATTCAGATGCAGCAGCAGCGACGGTGCATGCTCGTGGCCGTTTGGCCATGCTCGCTGCTCACCTCCTCCCCTTTGAACTCACTGATCACGACGCCCTCCGCCCTATCCCTCTCTCCGCTCAGTTGCCGCCGACGAACCTCGCCGGAAGTTTGACCGTCGTCGACGACAGAACCGGCAAGAAGTACCAGCTTCAGGTCTCCAAAGAAGGCACTGTCAAAGCTTCTGACCTCAAGAAG ATATCGACTGGGAAGAATGACAAGGGACTCAAGCTTTATGATCCTGGCTATTTGAACACGGCTCCTGTTCGATCAGCAATTAGTTATATTGATGGTGATGAGGGGATTCTTAGATATAGAGGCTACCCTATTGAGGAGTTGGCAGAGAAAAGCACTTTCACGGAAGTGTCCTATCTCATAA TGTATGGAAGTTTGCCTTCTGAAAGTCAGTTAGCAGAATGGGAGTTTGCTATATCTCAGCATTCGGCTGTTCCACAAGGAATTTTG GATATCATACAGTCTATGCCCCATGATGCACATCCCATGGGTGTGCTTGTTAATGCCATGAGTGCTCTTTCTGTTTTTCACCCTGATGCAAATCCTGCTCTCAGA GGTCTTGATATTTATGACTCAAAGCAAATAAGAGACAAACAGATAACACGGGTTATTGGAAAG ATAACAACAATTGCTGCTGCAGTTTATCTTAGAATGGCAGGAAGGCCACCTGTGCTTCCATCCAACCACCTTTCTTACACAGAGAACTTCCTATATATGCTAGATTCTTT TGGTAATCGGTCATATAAACCCAATCCTCGGCTAACTCGTGTGCTAGACATTATCTTCATCCTGCATGCAGAACATGAAATGAATTGTTCTACATCTGCTGTCCGACACCTTGCATCAAG TGGCGTTGATGTATACACTGCTATTGCCGGGGCTGTTGGAGCTCTATATGGACCACTTCATGGTGGAGCTAATGAG GCTGTCCTCAAAATGCTGAGTGAAATTGGAACTGTTCAGAACATCCCAGAGTTCATTGAAGGTGTCAAAGCCAG GAAACGCAAGCTCTCTGGTTTTGGACATCGAGTGTACAAAAACTATGATCCCAGGGCAAAGGTCTTAAGAAAACTGGCAGAGGAAGTGTTTTCCATTGTGGGCAGGGATCCTCTTATTGAG GTGGCAGTTGCCTTGGAGAAGGTTGCACTATCTGATGAATATTTCATCAAGAGGAAGCTATATCCAAATGTTGACTTCTACTCTGGATTAATTTATAG GGCCATGGGATTTCCACCAGAGTATTTCACTGTTTTATTTGCTATCCCTCGAATGGCTGGGTACTTGGCTCATTGGAGAGAGTCCTTGGATGATCCTGATACAAAGATTTTGAGACCTCAACag GTTTACGTTGGGGACTGGTTACGGCATTATACACCAGTCAATGTCAGGACTACATCAAGAGATGCTGACAAGCTTGGCGAGGTGTCCATATCAAATGCCTCAAAGCGGCGGCTTGCCGGATCCGGGGTATAG
- the LOC114385101 gene encoding ubiquinone biosynthesis O-methyltransferase, mitochondrial-like — MSMAFNHLRNLNRIHRILHHRFQPLLNATTRFFIDAAASSMPQPQPKQQPSAPSSSLKHNELAKFAAIADTWWDSEGPFKPLHVMNPTRLAFIRSALCRHFKKDPYSAKPLEGLKIVDVGCGGGILSEPLARLGATVTGVDAVEKNIKIAQLHAGLDPATSSIEFCCTTAEKLVEEGRTFDAVMALEVIEHVADPAEFCKSLSALTVPDGATVISTINRSMRAYTTAIVAAEYILRWLPRGTHQWSSFLTPEELVLILQRAGINVEEMAGFVYNPVTGGWSLSDDISVNFIAFGTK; from the exons ATGTCCATGGCTTTCAACCATCTTCGAAACCTCAATCGCATCCACCGCATTCTCCACCATCGTTTTCAGCCTCTCCTTAACGCTACTACTAGGTTCTTCATCGATGCTGCTGCTTCTTCAATGCCTCAACCGCAGCCCAAACAACAACCCTCGGCCCCATCATCATCCTTGAAGCACAATGAGCTCGCCAAGTTCGCCGCCATCGCCGATACCTG GTGGGATTCTGAAGGCCCCTTTAAGCCATTGCATGTGATGAATCCAACTAGACTTGCTTTCATCCGTTCTGCACTTTGTCGGCATTTCAA GAAGGACCCTTATAGTGCTAAACCCCTTGAAGGACTTAAAATTGTTGATGTAGGTTGTGGAGGTGGAATTCTTTCTGAG CCACTAGCTCGATTGGGAGCTACTGTGACGGGTGTTGATGCTGTAGAGAAGAATATCAAGATTGCTCAACTTCATGCT GGTTTAGATCCAGCAACTTCATCTATTGAGTTCTGTTGCACGACAGCTG AGAAGCTAGTTGAAGAAGGAAGAACATTCGACGCAGTTATGGCCTTGGAG GTGATTGAACACGTGGCAGATCCTGCAGAGTTCTGCAAATCTCTGTCAGCACTAACAGTTCCAGATGGAGCCACTGTGATATCCACAATCAATCGATCCATGAGAGCCTACACAACTGCCATTGTTGCTGCAGAATACATTCTTCGCTGG CTTCCGAGAGGCACACATCAATGGTCCAGTTTTCTCACTCCAGAGGAACTCGTCCTCATCCTCCAACGTGCTGGTATCAAT GTGGAGGAGATGGCCGGATTCGTGTATAACCCAGTGACAGGAGGGTGGTCTTTATCAGACGATATCAGCGTAAATTTCATCGCGTTTGGTACCAAATAA